A single Ghiorsea bivora DNA region contains:
- a CDS encoding cupredoxin domain-containing protein, which translates to MQDIAWAISIWLMGLLGAAFIFVIIKSGDAVDATAVQGPAGKIRAILFWLILIVGVPVGMLTLEKLPYSTSADGNIQIVEIEGSQYNWDISPMEIEVGRPVEFHVTSADVTHGFAIYDDTMTLIAQTQAMPEYTNVLTYTFTKPGVYKILCLEYCGMGHHTMSEEITVTSNGGV; encoded by the coding sequence ATGCAGGATATTGCATGGGCCATTTCAATATGGCTAATGGGACTGCTCGGAGCAGCATTTATATTCGTTATCATAAAGTCTGGTGATGCGGTAGATGCCACAGCGGTGCAGGGACCAGCAGGAAAAATAAGGGCAATTTTATTTTGGTTGATACTTATTGTAGGAGTTCCAGTAGGTATGCTGACATTGGAGAAGTTACCGTATTCAACGTCGGCAGATGGTAATATACAAATAGTAGAAATCGAAGGGTCTCAATACAACTGGGATATTAGCCCTATGGAGATAGAGGTAGGAAGACCGGTTGAATTTCATGTTACTTCAGCTGATGTGACTCACGGTTTTGCTATATATGATGATACAATGACATTGATAGCTCAAACGCAGGCGATGCCAGAGTATACCAATGTGTTGACGTATACATTTACGAAGCCAGGGGTCTATAAAATTCTCTGTCTTGAATATTGTGGTATGGGACATCACACGATGTCTGAAGAAATTACGGTTACAAGCAATGGAGGAGTCTGA
- a CDS encoding cbb3-type cytochrome c oxidase subunit I, with amino-acid sequence MEESEVKNIISKGAKDSVLVYLSTAGVVLLLLMLFGLTMRTAQSGGLSIPDELFYQLMTAHGIGMVGIAGICGASIMWYFLGQYVKLSTPIFILNLVLFLVGVVMILSAIFLGGFAAAWTFLYPLPAMSGGGWEAGAAVLYLSGVLLIGVGFLVFHLDTGWAILKRYGSISNAMGWPQLFGNSTADAPPPTVVASTMVLIINVLGLVSGAAVLVISIINILVPEFTIDPLLGKNMIFFFGHVFINATIYMSVIAVYEIVPHYTGRAWKANKPFLLAWTCSTLFVIIVYPHHLLMDFAMPTWMMVMGQIISYLSGIPVLVVTAFGALTYVHRSGLNWSMPVSLLFLAVFGWAVGSIPAIVDGTIVVNQVLHNTQWVPGHFHTYLLLGLVPMVMGFMYYITKNEGSKLDRAALLSFIVGGLGFILTFLWAGKESVPRRFAEHQPEWLMIDAIGAVFAGLTILSVIIFVLSFLSRVGKAVRT; translated from the coding sequence ATGGAGGAGTCTGAAGTGAAGAATATAATTTCTAAAGGTGCTAAGGATTCAGTTCTCGTTTATTTGTCAACAGCTGGGGTGGTATTGTTACTTCTGATGCTGTTTGGGTTAACTATGCGTACTGCGCAGTCAGGCGGATTGTCTATTCCAGACGAACTATTTTATCAATTAATGACGGCACATGGTATTGGTATGGTAGGGATTGCGGGAATATGTGGCGCATCAATCATGTGGTATTTTCTTGGGCAGTACGTGAAGCTAAGTACTCCAATCTTTATATTAAACTTAGTATTGTTTTTAGTTGGCGTGGTAATGATTCTCAGTGCAATATTTTTGGGTGGATTTGCTGCAGCATGGACATTTCTTTACCCTCTTCCTGCGATGTCTGGTGGTGGATGGGAAGCAGGTGCCGCGGTATTGTATTTAAGTGGTGTTTTGTTGATTGGGGTAGGGTTCCTAGTTTTTCATCTAGATACAGGGTGGGCTATTCTAAAGAGGTATGGCAGCATAAGTAATGCGATGGGCTGGCCACAACTGTTTGGTAATAGTACTGCAGATGCACCACCACCAACGGTTGTTGCTTCTACAATGGTGCTAATTATTAATGTGCTGGGTTTGGTTTCTGGCGCAGCAGTTTTAGTGATTAGTATTATCAATATTCTTGTTCCAGAGTTTACTATTGATCCGTTACTGGGCAAGAATATGATTTTCTTTTTTGGCCATGTGTTTATCAATGCTACTATTTATATGAGTGTGATTGCTGTTTATGAAATTGTACCGCATTACACTGGTCGTGCATGGAAAGCTAATAAACCCTTTTTACTTGCTTGGACATGCTCAACATTGTTTGTGATTATTGTTTACCCTCACCATTTATTAATGGATTTCGCTATGCCAACTTGGATGATGGTTATGGGACAAATCATTTCATATTTGAGTGGTATTCCAGTACTTGTTGTTACTGCTTTTGGTGCCTTAACCTATGTGCATCGCTCAGGTCTCAATTGGTCTATGCCTGTAAGTCTTTTGTTTTTAGCAGTTTTCGGGTGGGCTGTGGGTTCAATTCCGGCTATTGTTGATGGTACAATTGTGGTGAATCAGGTTCTACATAATACCCAATGGGTACCAGGTCACTTTCATACTTATTTACTCCTAGGTTTAGTACCAATGGTTATGGGTTTTATGTATTACATCACTAAAAATGAAGGTAGTAAATTAGACCGAGCGGCCCTGCTGTCATTTATTGTTGGGGGATTGGGCTTTATATTAACTTTTCTTTGGGCAGGTAAGGAGAGTGTTCCTCGTCGTTTTGCAGAGCACCAACCAGAATGGTTGATGATTGATGCGATTGGCGCAGTTTTTGCAGGTTTGACGATACTGAGTGTTATTATATTCGTGTTAAGCTTCTTAAGCCGTGTTGGCAAGGCTGTGAGAACATAG
- a CDS encoding HPP family protein has product MNLQSIVNFIAIEVDPTSHAEKLLSGVGGFLAIFIVYHISYFLLGDGAFLIVASMGAATVLLFAVPHGVLSQPWPLFGGHLLSAFIGVSCAQLIPDIYVAAAAAVGLSVTTMYYLRCIHPPAGATALTAVVSGSSVTALGFEYIIAPVLINVLVIFSVAFLFNFFLKGRRYPACLGKLDSRATESKVSENKLSHQGIRHALRQIDSFIDISEDDLNLIYHLANDYDQKK; this is encoded by the coding sequence ATGAATCTACAATCCATAGTTAACTTTATTGCTATAGAGGTTGACCCTACTAGCCATGCTGAGAAACTGCTCTCTGGGGTTGGTGGATTTTTGGCTATTTTTATTGTTTATCATATCAGTTATTTTTTACTGGGAGATGGTGCATTTTTAATAGTAGCCTCAATGGGTGCAGCGACTGTTCTACTATTTGCTGTGCCGCATGGGGTACTTTCACAACCTTGGCCGTTATTCGGTGGTCACCTGTTGTCGGCATTCATTGGTGTGAGTTGTGCCCAACTCATTCCAGATATATATGTGGCTGCAGCCGCAGCTGTTGGTCTTTCGGTAACTACAATGTATTATCTGAGGTGCATTCATCCACCTGCTGGCGCTACAGCACTTACCGCTGTGGTGAGTGGTTCTTCGGTGACCGCATTGGGCTTTGAATATATTATTGCACCTGTATTGATTAATGTGCTAGTGATTTTTTCTGTTGCTTTTCTGTTTAACTTCTTCTTAAAAGGTAGGCGCTACCCTGCATGCCTTGGTAAATTGGATAGCAGAGCAACTGAGTCAAAGGTTTCAGAAAATAAGTTGTCACATCAGGGCATTAGGCATGCTTTACGACAGATTGATTCGTTTATTGATATAAGTGAAGATGATTTGAATCTGATATACCACCTAGCAAATGATTATGACCAAAAGAAATAA
- a CDS encoding SCO family protein, with protein MNKVISILIILSIGVSILWVGTDGLKVLTTEGERRKLVEEQPRPLPPVTLRDQRGELFKLQDFQGSNVLVEFIYTRCSTLCHELGQTFEYVAEKIPPYLQGRHVYLISISFDPRDTVEDLKSYGDRYGTIPDFWKVAKVENKKELKLLLETFGITVIPDQKGDFEHNAGVHFVNKSVKLDKIVSLEPHSEIIKELVLRL; from the coding sequence ATGAACAAGGTCATCAGCATTCTTATAATATTAAGTATTGGAGTTAGTATTTTATGGGTAGGGACTGATGGCCTGAAAGTTTTAACAACAGAAGGAGAAAGGCGTAAACTGGTGGAAGAGCAGCCTAGGCCTCTTCCACCAGTAACCTTGAGAGATCAAAGGGGTGAACTTTTTAAGCTTCAAGATTTCCAAGGGAGTAATGTACTTGTAGAGTTTATTTATACACGTTGTTCGACGCTTTGTCATGAGCTGGGTCAAACATTTGAATATGTGGCTGAAAAAATACCGCCATACCTACAAGGAAGGCATGTGTACTTGATAAGCATTAGCTTTGATCCACGTGATACGGTTGAAGATCTCAAGAGTTATGGTGATAGATATGGAACCATTCCTGATTTTTGGAAGGTTGCGAAAGTAGAAAATAAAAAAGAGCTTAAATTATTATTGGAAACATTTGGAATTACAGTAATACCCGACCAGAAGGGGGACTTTGAGCATAATGCAGGAGTTCACTTTGTGAATAAGTCAGTAAAATTGGATAAAATTGTTAGTTTAGAACCACACTCAGAAATTATTAAAGAATTGGTGCTGCGCTTGTAA
- the nirB gene encoding nitrite reductase large subunit NirB, whose protein sequence is MSDKKKLVMIGNGMAGVRAIEEILKANPDMFEITIFGAERYPNYNRIMLSPVLAGDTTIEDIILNDEQWYKDNGIKLHMGKKVTEIHRGKNLVTAEDGTTAEYDNLIIATGSNPFIIPIPGHDKEGVIAFRDIEDCDKMFEAAKTYKKAAVIGGGLLGLEAAKGLLNLGMEATVMHDQDTLMNMQLDSVAGEMLKTSLEAQGMKFKMSTLTTEVLGDKRVEGLKFKDGSTLDCDLLVMAVGIRPNKTLAESCGLFCNKGIVVNDYMQTVTDASVYVVGECAEHRGIAYGLVAPLFEQAKVLAYQITGNGLKSYTGSVVSTKLKVSGIDVFSAGDFMGTPGADVIELLDKHGGVYKKMILEDDKIKGVVMFGDTADGPTFFQWMQDGKDISELRSSILFSASGLGDSGHSGEDLASAMSDDTVVCGCNGISKKDIVDSIVKEGFTTRKEITACTKAGGSCGGCTGLIDQILASTLGTAFVESEHDPICGCTELNHEQVKEQIKTKKLTLVREVMNVLDWQGEGCQVCRPAINYYIGMIWPEDSEDDRTSRIANEKMHANIQKDGTFSVIPRIYGGVTTPDELIKIATVAKKYNVPTVKITGGQRIDLLGVKKEDLAPMWKDLDMACGYAYGKALRTVKTCVGSEWCRFGTQDSTSLGIHLEKQLDHIWFPAKVKLAVSGCPRNCAEATIKDVGIVGVEGGWEISTGGNGGVHVVATELLCIVDNEAEVEEITKAYLQHYRETGRHNERTAPWQQRVGLDSIKATVVDDVENRKALVARLHTYLDAQAHDPWQARVEDADKGYEKFTEYKPIDIPVRVESV, encoded by the coding sequence ATGAGCGATAAGAAAAAATTGGTAATGATTGGTAATGGCATGGCAGGTGTACGTGCTATTGAAGAGATTTTAAAGGCCAATCCCGACATGTTTGAAATTACGATTTTTGGCGCGGAGAGATATCCCAACTATAATCGTATTATGTTATCTCCAGTGCTTGCGGGTGATACCACGATTGAAGATATCATCTTGAATGATGAACAATGGTATAAAGATAACGGCATCAAATTGCATATGGGCAAGAAGGTTACGGAAATTCATCGTGGCAAAAATTTGGTCACCGCAGAAGACGGCACCACAGCAGAATATGACAACTTGATTATCGCAACGGGTTCGAATCCATTTATTATCCCGATTCCAGGGCACGACAAAGAAGGTGTGATTGCATTCCGTGACATTGAAGATTGCGATAAAATGTTTGAAGCGGCAAAAACATATAAAAAAGCGGCTGTGATTGGTGGTGGTCTTTTGGGCCTGGAGGCTGCGAAAGGTTTATTAAACCTCGGCATGGAAGCCACTGTGATGCACGACCAAGACACTTTGATGAATATGCAGTTGGATAGTGTTGCAGGCGAAATGCTTAAAACCTCGCTGGAAGCACAAGGTATGAAATTTAAAATGTCTACACTGACCACGGAAGTGTTGGGTGACAAACGTGTTGAAGGGCTGAAATTTAAAGATGGTTCTACATTAGACTGTGATTTATTGGTGATGGCTGTGGGTATTCGCCCGAACAAAACTTTGGCTGAATCATGTGGTTTATTCTGTAACAAGGGCATTGTGGTTAATGATTATATGCAAACGGTTACCGATGCATCTGTGTATGTGGTGGGTGAATGTGCTGAGCATAGAGGCATTGCATACGGGCTTGTTGCACCGTTATTTGAGCAAGCCAAAGTGTTGGCATATCAAATTACAGGCAATGGTTTAAAATCATACACAGGTTCTGTGGTGTCCACCAAATTGAAAGTATCAGGCATTGATGTGTTTTCTGCTGGCGATTTCATGGGCACGCCGGGCGCGGATGTGATTGAGCTTCTGGATAAACACGGCGGCGTATACAAGAAAATGATTTTGGAAGATGATAAAATCAAAGGTGTGGTCATGTTTGGTGACACGGCTGATGGACCAACTTTCTTCCAATGGATGCAAGATGGCAAAGATATCTCCGAGCTGCGCTCTAGCATCCTATTCTCAGCATCGGGGCTGGGGGATTCGGGGCATTCAGGCGAAGATTTAGCATCGGCGATGAGTGATGACACAGTGGTTTGTGGCTGTAATGGCATTAGTAAAAAAGATATTGTGGATTCTATTGTTAAAGAGGGGTTTACCACACGCAAAGAAATTACAGCTTGTACCAAGGCGGGTGGTTCGTGCGGTGGTTGTACGGGTCTGATTGATCAGATTTTGGCATCCACATTGGGTACGGCGTTTGTTGAATCTGAGCATGATCCAATTTGTGGCTGCACAGAATTGAACCATGAACAAGTGAAAGAACAAATTAAAACCAAGAAGTTAACCTTGGTGCGTGAAGTGATGAATGTGTTGGACTGGCAAGGTGAAGGTTGCCAAGTTTGTCGCCCTGCGATTAACTATTATATCGGCATGATTTGGCCTGAAGATTCAGAAGACGACCGCACTTCGCGTATCGCCAATGAAAAAATGCATGCCAATATTCAGAAAGACGGAACTTTTTCAGTTATTCCACGTATTTATGGCGGTGTGACCACGCCAGATGAACTGATTAAAATTGCGACCGTAGCCAAGAAATATAATGTACCCACCGTGAAAATTACAGGTGGTCAACGTATCGATTTATTGGGTGTAAAAAAAGAAGATTTAGCACCGATGTGGAAAGATTTGGATATGGCATGTGGTTATGCTTATGGTAAAGCATTGCGTACGGTAAAAACCTGTGTGGGTTCAGAATGGTGCAGGTTTGGTACCCAAGATTCCACTTCTTTGGGCATTCATTTAGAGAAACAACTTGACCACATTTGGTTCCCAGCCAAAGTGAAATTGGCTGTATCAGGTTGCCCTCGAAATTGCGCAGAAGCCACGATTAAAGATGTTGGTATTGTTGGCGTTGAAGGCGGCTGGGAAATCAGCACAGGCGGTAATGGCGGCGTACATGTTGTGGCGACAGAGTTACTTTGTATTGTAGATAATGAAGCAGAAGTTGAAGAAATTACCAAAGCTTATTTGCAACACTATCGTGAGACAGGCCGCCACAATGAGCGGACTGCGCCTTGGCAACAGCGTGTAGGTTTGGACAGTATCAAAGCAACCGTAGTGGATGATGTTGAAAATCGAAAAGCTTTGGTGGCACGTTTACATACTTACCTTGATGCCCAAGCGCATGACCCTTGGCAAGCGCGTGTTGAAGATGCGGATAAAGGTTATGAAAAATTTACGGAATACAAACCGATTGATATTCCTGTTCGTGTGGAGTCAGTATAA
- a CDS encoding bifunctional protein-serine/threonine kinase/phosphatase codes for MADVLQVKAGQHTSAGIKPHNEDSCGIHISKGAALTHKGIVAVTADGVGSSEAGREASEHCVKAFIDDYLSTPMSWSVQTSGERIIKSLNSWLYNQGQIRYASELSLATTLAILILKSTTAHIFHVGDSRVYRIRNGKIKCLTKDHRLVIDKNKTYLARAMGGEHDVHFDYARHLVEVDDTFVLTTDGIHEFIDDTTIMNFAVEGDAEAAAQHIVNAALESGSDDNLTAQVLRVTQLPNQDENEYYKKLTALPFPPPLEPGQELDGYKVIKELHTSNTIQVYLAEDIESGENVVLKTPSVNFEDDPAYIDRFLHEVWVGRRIDSPHVFKVLQLKRERSCIYYVTEFLQGQSLAQWILDHPKPDLEKVRDMIGQMIKGLRAFHRKEMVHQDIKPENIMVDQHGTIKIIDFGSTRVSGLEEIHTPIKQMHVGGTANYIAPELFDGYEATPKSDMYSLAVTIYEMLSGGHFPYGKLEEAKPHKHYDYISVRNYNQDVPIWMDRAIQKAVSKNPERRYDSFSEFQHDLSNPNPEFMKAGVPLIERNPIGFWKGLAIISIILNVILILT; via the coding sequence ATGGCAGACGTTTTACAAGTTAAAGCAGGGCAACACACCAGCGCGGGCATCAAACCCCACAATGAAGACTCCTGCGGCATTCATATTTCAAAAGGTGCAGCGCTTACGCACAAAGGCATTGTGGCTGTAACCGCCGATGGTGTTGGCTCATCAGAAGCAGGGCGCGAAGCCAGTGAACATTGTGTTAAAGCATTCATCGATGATTACCTTAGCACCCCCATGTCTTGGAGCGTACAAACATCAGGTGAACGTATTATCAAATCATTGAATTCTTGGTTATATAATCAAGGCCAAATTCGTTATGCCTCAGAGCTAAGTTTAGCAACTACATTGGCTATTCTTATCTTGAAATCAACAACAGCACATATTTTTCATGTTGGTGACTCCCGTGTTTACCGCATCCGAAATGGAAAAATAAAGTGTCTAACCAAAGACCATCGCTTAGTGATTGATAAAAATAAAACTTATTTAGCACGTGCTATGGGTGGTGAACATGATGTTCACTTTGATTATGCCAGACACCTTGTTGAAGTGGATGACACCTTTGTGCTCACCACAGATGGTATTCATGAATTTATTGATGATACAACCATCATGAATTTCGCTGTAGAGGGTGATGCAGAAGCTGCCGCACAACATATCGTCAACGCAGCTTTAGAATCAGGTAGTGATGATAACCTCACAGCACAAGTTTTACGCGTGACCCAACTGCCTAACCAAGATGAAAATGAGTATTATAAAAAACTAACTGCGCTCCCCTTCCCGCCACCATTAGAACCTGGACAAGAGCTTGATGGCTACAAAGTTATTAAAGAGCTGCATACCAGCAATACCATACAAGTGTATTTGGCGGAAGACATCGAAAGCGGTGAAAACGTGGTACTTAAAACGCCTTCCGTAAACTTTGAAGATGACCCCGCTTATATCGACCGCTTCTTGCATGAAGTGTGGGTAGGCAGACGCATTGATAGCCCACATGTGTTTAAAGTATTGCAACTTAAACGTGAACGCAGCTGCATTTATTATGTCACAGAATTTTTACAAGGGCAATCGCTCGCCCAATGGATATTAGACCATCCAAAACCCGACCTCGAAAAAGTTCGCGATATGATTGGACAAATGATTAAAGGTTTAAGGGCTTTTCACCGTAAAGAAATGGTGCATCAAGACATCAAACCTGAAAATATCATGGTTGACCAACACGGTACAATTAAAATTATCGACTTTGGCAGCACACGTGTATCTGGTTTAGAGGAAATCCACACTCCAATCAAACAAATGCATGTGGGAGGCACAGCCAATTACATTGCACCTGAGCTGTTTGATGGTTATGAAGCTACCCCAAAAAGTGATATGTATTCATTAGCCGTAACCATTTATGAAATGCTCAGCGGTGGTCATTTTCCTTATGGTAAACTTGAAGAAGCCAAACCACACAAACATTACGATTATATTTCTGTACGCAACTACAATCAAGATGTACCCATTTGGATGGATAGAGCCATTCAAAAAGCTGTAAGCAAAAACCCTGAACGAAGATACGATTCTTTCTCAGAGTTTCAGCATGATTTATCCAACCCCAACCCTGAATTCATGAAGGCAGGTGTGCCGCTTATCGAACGTAACCCCATTGGTTTTTGGAAAGGGCTGGCTATTATCTCCATTATTTTAAATGTTATCCTTATCTTAACCTAA
- a CDS encoding NarK family nitrate/nitrite MFS transporter: MAATGVGVDQSKINLFSFTGKMKILHMSWLAFFISFMVWFNFAPLLASIRETFGLSDQEVKLLLILNVSLTIPARIIIGMLVDKYGPKITFSVLLGLGSIVCFLFAFAETYTELATYRFLLGFVGAGFVIGIRLVSEWFPAKQVGTAEGIYGGWGNFGSAGAAILLPTLAAWIGGDDGWRWAVATTGFLALGFSVVFYFSVSNNPKGTTYFRPKNLGAMEVTSKGDFFLYCAMTAPLYLALGTLAWKVGPANLDIFSANITWMIYAALFVLYAYQVSNIYKINKGLFAANARPVPEIHRYKFKQVAALNFSYMITFGAELAVISMLPLFFFDTFKDSANLSVAEAALIASIFAGLNIVMRPMGGYWSDKFGRKLVLSITLIGAAVGFFLMSQITPDWSIPAAVGVMVIAAVFVNAGNGAVFAVVPLVKRRLTGGVAGTTGAFGNVGGVTFLTVLSFVSSDTFFMVISAAAFAIFLLVMLLLEEPKGFMYEQNEDGSIEKINLH; the protein is encoded by the coding sequence ATGGCCGCAACAGGTGTTGGCGTTGACCAAAGCAAAATAAACTTATTTTCCTTCACTGGCAAAATGAAAATTCTACACATGTCATGGCTGGCGTTTTTTATCAGCTTTATGGTGTGGTTTAACTTTGCCCCCCTTCTCGCATCCATCCGTGAAACTTTTGGCCTATCCGACCAAGAAGTAAAACTTCTACTTATCTTAAACGTCTCCCTCACCATTCCTGCCCGCATCATCATTGGTATGTTGGTGGATAAATACGGGCCTAAAATTACATTCTCAGTTTTGCTTGGTTTGGGTAGTATCGTTTGCTTCTTATTCGCTTTTGCAGAAACCTACACCGAGCTTGCCACCTACCGCTTTTTATTGGGTTTTGTGGGCGCAGGTTTTGTAATTGGCATTCGCTTGGTATCAGAATGGTTTCCTGCCAAACAAGTCGGTACTGCCGAAGGTATTTATGGTGGCTGGGGCAATTTTGGTTCCGCAGGTGCTGCCATCTTATTACCTACACTGGCTGCATGGATTGGTGGGGATGATGGCTGGCGTTGGGCTGTAGCCACGACTGGATTCTTAGCACTAGGCTTTTCAGTTGTTTTCTATTTTTCAGTGAGCAATAACCCCAAAGGTACCACCTACTTCCGCCCGAAAAACTTAGGTGCAATGGAAGTGACCAGCAAGGGTGACTTCTTTTTATATTGCGCCATGACCGCACCCCTTTATTTAGCACTTGGTACCTTGGCTTGGAAAGTTGGCCCAGCTAACCTTGATATTTTTTCAGCCAATATTACTTGGATGATTTACGCAGCTTTATTTGTACTCTACGCTTACCAAGTATCGAATATTTATAAAATCAATAAAGGTTTATTTGCCGCCAACGCGCGACCTGTACCTGAAATTCACCGCTACAAATTTAAGCAAGTTGCCGCCTTGAATTTTTCTTATATGATTACATTTGGTGCTGAGCTTGCCGTGATTTCCATGCTTCCTTTATTCTTCTTTGATACATTCAAAGACAGCGCAAATTTATCCGTGGCAGAAGCCGCTTTGATTGCATCGATTTTTGCAGGGTTAAATATTGTGATGCGCCCTATGGGCGGCTACTGGAGCGACAAATTTGGGCGTAAGCTCGTTTTGTCCATTACCCTGATTGGTGCCGCTGTAGGCTTTTTCTTGATGTCTCAAATCACCCCCGATTGGTCGATTCCTGCAGCTGTGGGCGTGATGGTGATTGCGGCTGTATTTGTCAACGCTGGTAATGGCGCAGTGTTTGCCGTTGTACCTTTGGTGAAGCGCCGCTTAACTGGTGGTGTTGCGGGTACAACGGGTGCATTTGGTAATGTCGGCGGGGTAACTTTCCTTACCGTCTTATCTTTTGTATCCTCAGACACCTTCTTTATGGTTATATCTGCGGCGGCATTTGCTATCTTCTTACTCGTCATGTTATTACTTGAAGAACCCAAAGGTTTTATGTACGAACAAAATGAAGATGGCAGTATTGAAAAAATAAACCTTCATTAA
- a CDS encoding RrF2 family transcriptional regulator: MQLTKYTDYSLRTLLYLGTHQDRLSTISEISKYHNISRNHLVKVVHQLGTNGYILTIRGKNGGIRLARKPNEIQLSQVVRLTEPNMDIQECFSKETNTCPLIDECKLKHVFYSARESFMKTLEEKYLSDIL; encoded by the coding sequence ATGCAACTAACTAAATATACAGACTACTCTTTGCGAACTCTCCTCTATTTAGGTACTCACCAAGACCGTCTTTCGACCATTTCAGAAATAAGTAAATACCATAATATTTCTCGCAATCACTTGGTTAAAGTTGTTCATCAACTAGGAACAAATGGGTATATATTAACCATTCGTGGAAAGAATGGAGGAATTCGTTTAGCGAGGAAACCGAATGAAATTCAGCTTAGCCAAGTTGTTAGGCTTACTGAGCCAAACATGGATATTCAGGAGTGTTTTTCCAAAGAAACAAATACATGCCCATTAATAGATGAATGTAAACTTAAGCATGTTTTCTATAGTGCTAGAGAGTCATTCATGAAAACCTTAGAGGAAAAGTATCTTAGCGACATTTTATAA